A window of the Desulfobacula toluolica Tol2 genome harbors these coding sequences:
- the rplA gene encoding 50S ribosomal protein L1, with product MPKRSKKHTEALKKVDRLVQYDPINALELAVSSSYVKFDETVDVAVRLGVDPRHADQMVRGTVILPNGLGKEVKVLVFAKGEKEKEALDAGADFIADDETIKKIQDGWFGFDKAIATPDMMGAVGKLGRILGPRGLMPNAKTGTVTFELEKAINELKAGKIEFRVEKAGIVHVPVGKVSFGAQKLLENVKAFIDKLVALKPAASKGTYLKTISVSSTMGPGIKVDPLLVK from the coding sequence ATGCCAAAGCGGAGTAAAAAACATACAGAAGCACTTAAAAAGGTCGATAGACTGGTCCAGTACGATCCAATAAATGCCTTGGAACTGGCAGTTTCTTCAAGCTATGTAAAGTTTGATGAAACAGTTGATGTTGCCGTAAGATTAGGCGTTGATCCGCGGCATGCCGATCAAATGGTTCGCGGTACTGTCATATTGCCCAACGGGCTTGGTAAAGAAGTAAAAGTATTGGTTTTTGCAAAAGGTGAAAAGGAAAAAGAAGCACTGGATGCAGGAGCTGATTTTATTGCGGATGATGAGACCATAAAAAAGATTCAAGACGGATGGTTTGGTTTTGATAAAGCCATTGCGACTCCTGATATGATGGGTGCTGTTGGGAAGTTAGGTCGTATACTCGGGCCTCGCGGACTGATGCCAAATGCTAAAACAGGAACGGTTACCTTTGAACTTGAAAAAGCGATAAATGAGTTAAAAGCAGGTAAAATTGAATTTCGAGTAGAAAAAGCCGGTATCGTTCATGTACCAGTCGGAAAGGTTTCTTTTGGGGCACAAAAATTACTTGAAAACGTCAAAGCCTTTATAGATAAGTTGGTAGCACTGAAACCTGCAGCCAGCAAAGGGACTTACTTGAAAACAATCAGCGTGTCTTCGACAATGGGTCCTGGTATAAAAGTGGATCCCCTATTGGTAAAATAG
- the tuf gene encoding elongation factor Tu — MAKEKFERTKPHVNIGTIGHIDHGKTTLTAAITKLAAMGGHGTYVPFDEIDKAPEERERGITIATAHVEYETANRHYAHVDCPGHADYIKNMITGAAQMDGAVLVVSADDGPMPQTREHILLARQVGVPSIVVFLNKCDMVDDEELIELVEMELQELLDTYEFPGDTTPIIRGSALKALEVESADDEAAKPIFELLDVLDSYVAEPERDTAKPFLMPIEDVFSISGRGTVVTGRIERGIIKTGEEVEIVGIRDTAKTVCTGVEMFRKLLDEGQAGDNVGLLLRGTKRDQVERGQVVAKPGTITPHTKFKAEMYALSKEEGGRHTPFFSGYRPQFFFRTTDITGVLTLDEGVEMIMPGDNATINVELINPIAMEKELRFAIREGGRTVGAGVIGEIVE, encoded by the coding sequence ATGGCTAAAGAAAAATTTGAGCGGACCAAGCCGCATGTGAACATAGGAACAATCGGTCATATTGACCATGGAAAGACTACGCTTACAGCAGCGATCACCAAACTTGCAGCAATGGGTGGTCATGGTACATATGTGCCGTTTGATGAGATTGACAAGGCGCCCGAGGAAAGAGAGCGTGGTATTACAATAGCAACAGCTCATGTGGAATACGAGACAGCCAATCGTCACTACGCACATGTGGACTGTCCCGGCCATGCTGACTATATCAAGAACATGATCACAGGGGCAGCCCAGATGGACGGTGCGGTTCTTGTGGTAAGTGCTGATGACGGTCCAATGCCGCAGACAAGAGAGCATATTCTTCTTGCCCGGCAGGTAGGTGTTCCCTCGATTGTTGTGTTTTTGAACAAATGCGACATGGTGGATGACGAAGAATTGATTGAGCTGGTTGAAATGGAGCTTCAGGAGCTTCTTGATACCTATGAATTTCCCGGCGACACAACACCGATTATCAGAGGCAGTGCGCTTAAAGCGCTTGAAGTGGAAAGTGCGGATGATGAAGCTGCCAAACCGATTTTTGAGCTTCTTGATGTTCTTGACTCTTATGTTGCAGAGCCTGAAAGAGATACCGCAAAACCATTTCTGATGCCCATTGAGGATGTATTCAGTATTTCGGGTCGTGGAACTGTTGTTACCGGAAGAATTGAACGTGGTATTATTAAAACCGGTGAAGAGGTTGAAATTGTCGGTATCAGGGATACTGCCAAAACAGTGTGTACCGGTGTTGAAATGTTCAGAAAACTTCTGGATGAGGGTCAGGCAGGCGATAATGTCGGGCTTCTGCTTCGCGGAACCAAACGTGACCAGGTCGAAAGAGGACAGGTTGTGGCCAAACCCGGAACAATTACTCCTCATACGAAATTCAAAGCAGAAATGTATGCATTGAGCAAAGAAGAAGGTGGTCGTCATACTCCGTTTTTCAGTGGTTACAGACCCCAGTTCTTTTTCAGAACAACAGATATTACGGGTGTTTTGACTCTTGACGAAGGCGTGGAAATGATCATGCCAGGGGATAATGCAACTATTAACGTGGAATTGATTAATCCCATTGCAATGGAAAAAGAACTCCGCTTTGCAATCAGAGAGGGTGGACGTACCGTTGGCGCCGGTGTTATCGGTGAAATTGTAGAGTAG
- the rpmG gene encoding 50S ribosomal protein L33, with product MDRVIIALACTECKRRNYTTTKNKRKTPDKIEFKKYCKFCNKHVMHKETKVK from the coding sequence ATGGACAGAGTGATCATTGCTCTTGCTTGTACAGAGTGCAAGAGAAGAAATTATACAACGACTAAGAATAAGCGGAAAACTCCTGATAAAATAGAGTTTAAAAAATACTGTAAATTCTGTAATAAGCATGTGATGCATAAAGAGACAAAGGTTAAATAA
- the nusG gene encoding transcription termination/antitermination protein NusG, with translation MSLKWYVVHVYSGHEQKVKLTLEEKIETSKHPEKFAEILIPTENIVELVDGKKKESSRKFYPGYILVRMHLDNETWHIVTSTAKVTGFLGGKNKPAPISDKEAQSIVDKMQQGKNKPQPKYFFEPGDDVRVIDGPFSNFNGTVEDVSPDKEKIKVLVSIFGRATPVELNFIQVTKI, from the coding sequence ATGTCTCTAAAATGGTATGTCGTGCATGTATATTCAGGTCATGAGCAAAAAGTAAAACTTACTTTGGAAGAAAAAATAGAAACTTCCAAACATCCTGAGAAATTTGCTGAGATTCTTATTCCGACGGAAAATATTGTTGAGCTTGTAGATGGAAAGAAAAAAGAATCTTCGAGAAAATTTTATCCTGGGTATATTTTGGTCAGGATGCATCTGGATAATGAGACATGGCATATTGTAACTTCCACTGCAAAAGTTACTGGTTTTCTGGGTGGAAAAAACAAGCCGGCACCCATAAGTGACAAAGAGGCTCAAAGCATTGTTGATAAGATGCAGCAAGGTAAGAATAAGCCTCAACCAAAATACTTTTTTGAACCTGGAGATGATGTCAGGGTTATTGACGGACCGTTTTCAAATTTTAATGGTACTGTGGAAGATGTGTCTCCTGACAAGGAAAAAATTAAAGTTCTGGTCAGTATTTTTGGACGTGCAACCCCTGTGGAACTTAATTTTATACAGGTTACCAAAATATAA
- the rplK gene encoding 50S ribosomal protein L11: MAKKVMTQIKLQVEAGKANPSPPIGPALGQHGVNIMDFCKAFNAKTANDAGSIIPVVITVYQDRSFSFITKTPPASRLLLAAAKIAKGSGEPNRDKVGKVTKDQLIAIAETKKEDLNASDIDAAVKIIAGTARSMGIEVV, encoded by the coding sequence ATGGCAAAAAAAGTAATGACACAAATAAAGCTTCAGGTTGAAGCAGGAAAAGCCAATCCATCTCCCCCCATCGGTCCTGCCTTGGGTCAGCATGGCGTAAATATTATGGATTTTTGCAAAGCTTTTAATGCAAAAACCGCCAATGATGCGGGATCTATTATTCCTGTTGTCATAACGGTTTACCAGGACAGGTCTTTCAGCTTTATTACCAAAACGCCACCAGCATCAAGATTGTTGCTGGCTGCCGCAAAAATTGCAAAAGGATCGGGAGAACCCAATCGGGATAAGGTCGGAAAAGTGACCAAAGATCAGCTTATTGCAATTGCCGAAACCAAAAAAGAAGACTTAAACGCCTCAGACATTGACGCAGCTGTTAAAATTATTGCAGGTACAGCTAGAAGCATGGGGATAGAAGTAGTTTAA
- the secE gene encoding preprotein translocase subunit SecE codes for MSRLQKKKALSEKKKKPVTENQTDLSAGSSKFSSSKSSTVTSPLKAKREKNLADAKVGEPNFIQKAMEFFREVKVELKKVTWPTKKQTTGTTVVVIVFVFVVAAFLGLFDLGLSKLVQVVLT; via the coding sequence ATGTCACGGTTACAGAAAAAGAAAGCTTTAAGTGAAAAGAAGAAGAAGCCTGTGACGGAAAATCAGACAGATTTATCTGCCGGGTCTTCAAAATTTTCAAGTTCAAAATCGTCAACTGTGACAAGCCCTTTGAAAGCAAAGCGGGAAAAAAACTTGGCTGATGCTAAAGTCGGTGAGCCAAATTTTATCCAAAAGGCAATGGAATTTTTCAGGGAGGTCAAGGTTGAGTTGAAAAAGGTAACTTGGCCGACAAAAAAACAGACAACCGGTACAACCGTTGTTGTGATTGTTTTTGTTTTTGTTGTTGCAGCGTTTCTCGGGCTTTTTGATCTCGGCCTTTCTAAGCTCGTTCAGGTTGTCCTGACATAA
- a CDS encoding peptidase U32 family protein, which produces MKKHPSEPAPRTQNPEPSNQHPITNTQNPELFKPELLAPAGNFEKLEIAIHYGADAVYLAGKDFSLRNFSGNFTDTQLFDAVTLAHQHNVKVYLACNIYSRNHEQKQLEAFLSKTGRIGPDAIIISDPGIIYLAKKIIPNIDIHLSTQANTTNLNAAMFWQEMGIKRVNLARELSINEIKQISSDCKIETETFVHGAMCVSYSGRCLLSSFLSGRDSNRGLCSHPCRWKYSVVEELRPNEYHSLMEDDRGSYIFNSKDLCMIKHIPDLIDANITSLKIEGRMKGINYLASVVKTYRNAIDAYFDKPDTYETNPEWLAELYQVFHREYCTGFYFNKPDEQLPNYKNIHQGKIHSFIGKIINCTKKMQNQDHTKNNSHITKQEYTIGIRNKLSVGDMIEVLSPTGSPKRTKIETILDINKNCIESAQPNTIAILKLEMQCRPNDIVRKI; this is translated from the coding sequence ATGAAAAAACACCCTTCAGAACCAGCACCCAGAACCCAGAACCCAGAACCCAGCAATCAACACCCAATTACCAACACTCAGAACCCAGAACTCTTTAAACCTGAACTGTTGGCACCTGCAGGTAATTTTGAAAAACTGGAAATCGCCATTCACTATGGTGCCGATGCAGTATACCTGGCAGGTAAAGATTTCAGCCTGAGAAATTTCTCAGGAAACTTTACAGATACTCAACTGTTTGATGCAGTTACCCTTGCTCATCAGCACAATGTAAAAGTATACCTTGCCTGCAACATCTACTCAAGAAATCATGAACAAAAACAGCTTGAAGCCTTTTTAAGCAAAACAGGCCGGATAGGTCCTGATGCCATTATTATATCTGATCCTGGAATCATTTATCTGGCAAAAAAAATTATTCCAAATATTGACATTCACCTAAGCACCCAGGCCAATACAACCAACCTGAATGCTGCCATGTTCTGGCAGGAAATGGGCATAAAAAGGGTTAACCTTGCAAGGGAATTGTCCATAAATGAGATAAAACAAATCAGTTCAGATTGTAAAATAGAAACAGAAACATTTGTTCACGGTGCCATGTGTGTATCCTATTCAGGCCGATGCCTGCTCAGTAGTTTTTTAAGCGGCAGGGATAGCAACAGGGGGCTTTGCAGTCATCCCTGCCGATGGAAATACTCGGTGGTGGAAGAACTTCGACCCAACGAATATCATTCTCTTATGGAAGATGACAGGGGTTCATATATATTCAACTCGAAAGATCTGTGCATGATCAAGCATATTCCTGATCTTATTGATGCCAATATAACCTCGTTAAAGATAGAAGGCCGAATGAAGGGCATCAACTATCTTGCTTCTGTTGTTAAAACATACAGGAACGCTATTGATGCCTATTTTGATAAACCAGACACATATGAAACCAACCCGGAATGGTTAGCCGAGCTTTATCAGGTGTTTCACAGGGAATACTGTACCGGCTTTTATTTTAATAAACCTGATGAACAATTGCCTAATTATAAAAATATTCATCAAGGCAAAATCCATAGTTTTATCGGAAAAATTATTAATTGCACAAAAAAAATGCAAAATCAGGATCACACGAAAAACAACAGCCACATAACAAAACAAGAATACACGATTGGTATTAGAAACAAACTCAGTGTCGGTGATATGATTGAAGTACTTTCGCCAACAGGAAGTCCAAAAAGAACAAAAATTGAAACAATCCTTGATATAAATAAAAATTGCATTGAAAGTGCCCAGCCAAATACAATCGCTATTCTTAAGCTTGAAATGCAATGCCGACCCAATGATATTGTTCGAAAAATATAA
- a CDS encoding LysM peptidoglycan-binding domain-containing protein encodes MAQQTKLALILIILWITAGCQYTHNKNSSSDILKRINEPEKSIVNNTTLNDTKLIKHSLEKSSESKLNCTTSNSCLQNQAKTKTDPNESDLEKESDLSAQEKIDQALDLCNYAQQMWEKGKLEEALTNLDSAYYSILEIDPDIYPEFNQQKEDIRFLISKRILEIYASRQIVVNGQHDEIPITLNTHVKKEIKRLTGPEKKFFIQSLERAQRYRPFIVSELKKAGLPEDLSWLPLIESGFKIRALSPARALGLWQFIPSTGYKFGLNRNYYIDERLDPEKATRAAIAYLRELHNLFGDWTTALAAYNCGESRVLRIIRKQSINYLDNFWDLYQNLPRETSRYVPRFLATLHIVNNLDKYNIKIDTPSKPFDFQVCEIKKQVRLKDIAKKIGMDTATLKELNPELRYALLPPEPYMLKIPKEKAQLFLSTIDELKTTGTPPPMYVFHRVRRGETLSGIANKYKTSVRAISIANNIHKTHKIFAGKVLKIPGSTNSSIASIATATQLKPGQTITYTVRRGDNLWNIARKFGTTTKNIMTTNRLSCTNLNIGQTLYITSKKQLILAKSDSSKKSSSQHNKTFAYRVKSGDSPFSIAKKYKMDLNRLLALNHLNKRSKIFPGQKLIIE; translated from the coding sequence ATGGCTCAGCAGACAAAACTTGCTCTAATATTGATTATTCTTTGGATCACGGCAGGTTGTCAATATACGCACAATAAAAATAGCTCCTCAGATATTCTAAAAAGAATCAATGAGCCTGAAAAATCAATTGTAAACAATACTACTTTAAACGACACTAAATTGATTAAACACTCCCTTGAAAAATCAAGTGAATCCAAATTAAACTGCACCACCTCGAATTCTTGTTTACAAAATCAGGCTAAAACCAAAACTGATCCAAATGAATCAGATCTTGAAAAAGAATCCGATCTCTCAGCCCAGGAAAAAATTGACCAGGCGCTGGATCTTTGTAATTATGCCCAGCAGATGTGGGAAAAAGGCAAATTGGAAGAAGCACTGACCAACCTTGATTCGGCTTATTATTCCATACTTGAAATTGATCCGGACATTTATCCCGAATTCAATCAGCAAAAAGAAGATATCAGATTCCTTATATCCAAAAGGATTCTTGAAATTTACGCATCCCGCCAAATTGTAGTTAACGGTCAACACGATGAGATACCCATCACCCTGAATACGCATGTAAAAAAAGAGATAAAAAGGCTGACAGGGCCTGAAAAAAAATTCTTTATCCAGTCGCTTGAACGGGCACAACGGTATAGGCCGTTTATTGTTTCCGAATTAAAAAAAGCAGGATTACCAGAAGATCTTTCCTGGCTCCCTTTAATTGAAAGCGGCTTTAAGATCAGGGCATTATCCCCTGCAAGAGCCCTTGGTTTATGGCAATTCATCCCTTCGACCGGATACAAATTCGGATTAAACCGCAATTATTATATTGACGAACGCTTAGACCCTGAAAAAGCAACCAGAGCAGCCATTGCTTATTTAAGAGAGCTTCATAATCTTTTTGGGGACTGGACAACCGCACTTGCTGCATATAATTGCGGAGAATCAAGGGTCTTAAGAATCATTAGAAAACAAAGTATAAATTACCTTGATAATTTCTGGGATCTTTACCAGAATCTGCCAAGGGAAACATCACGATATGTTCCTAGATTTTTAGCCACACTTCACATTGTTAATAATCTTGACAAATACAATATCAAAATTGACACCCCCTCAAAGCCTTTTGATTTTCAAGTATGTGAGATCAAAAAACAGGTCAGACTTAAAGATATTGCCAAAAAAATAGGAATGGATACGGCAACTTTAAAAGAGCTTAATCCTGAACTTAGATACGCACTGTTGCCTCCAGAACCTTATATGTTAAAAATACCGAAAGAAAAAGCCCAATTATTTCTTTCAACAATTGATGAATTAAAAACAACGGGTACCCCTCCTCCAATGTATGTATTTCACCGCGTTAGAAGGGGTGAAACATTATCAGGCATTGCTAACAAATATAAAACATCAGTCCGTGCCATATCGATTGCCAACAACATCCATAAAACTCACAAAATATTTGCCGGCAAGGTACTAAAAATACCCGGCAGTACCAATAGTTCAATTGCCAGTATTGCTACAGCTACTCAGTTGAAACCCGGACAAACGATTACATACACGGTCCGGCGCGGAGACAATCTTTGGAATATTGCCAGGAAATTCGGTACGACCACAAAAAATATAATGACGACAAATCGGTTATCCTGCACTAACTTGAACATTGGTCAAACCCTTTATATTACTTCCAAAAAACAATTAATTCTTGCGAAATCAGATAGTTCAAAAAAAAGCAGCTCTCAACACAACAAGACTTTTGCATACCGGGTAAAATCAGGTGACAGCCCTTTCTCAATTGCAAAAAAATATAAAATGGATTTAAATCGACTTCTGGCCTTGAATCATTTGAATAAAAGAAGTAAGATCTTTCCCGGTCAAAAATTAATTATCGAATAA
- the rplL gene encoding 50S ribosomal protein L7/L12, whose translation MADTTKEDVIEFISSMSVLELSELVTELEDKFGVTAAAPMAFAGGAMPAVGDAGAAAEEQTEFDVILETFGDKKINVIKEVRAITGLGLKEAKALVEEAPKAIKEGIPKEEADKIKEQLEGAGAQVSVK comes from the coding sequence ATGGCCGATACTACAAAAGAAGATGTAATTGAATTCATATCCAGCATGAGTGTTCTTGAACTTTCCGAGCTTGTGACAGAGCTTGAAGATAAATTTGGTGTAACTGCTGCCGCCCCCATGGCATTTGCAGGCGGTGCAATGCCTGCTGTTGGCGATGCAGGTGCTGCGGCAGAAGAACAGACCGAATTTGACGTTATCCTTGAGACCTTTGGCGATAAAAAAATTAACGTTATCAAAGAAGTAAGAGCGATTACAGGGCTTGGTCTTAAAGAAGCCAAAGCTTTAGTGGAAGAAGCGCCTAAAGCAATTAAAGAAGGAATTCCAAAAGAAGAAGCTGATAAAATTAAAGAACAATTAGAAGGAGCCGGGGCTCAGGTTTCTGTAAAATAG
- the rplJ gene encoding 50S ribosomal protein L10, whose amino-acid sequence MLNISQKKEQVKRLSQEFSESEISILVDYKGLDVLKMTDLRLRLRNEGVRIEVVKNTLLKRASEGTDAALMKDFYKGPNAIVLSQDDPVAPARILVDFAKDNDKLEIKAGALAGKLLNSEEIKQLAKMPSREELLGKLVYTLNAVPTSIVNVLSAVPRSFVNVLNAIKDQKEAA is encoded by the coding sequence ATGCTGAATATTTCCCAAAAAAAAGAACAGGTTAAAAGGCTATCCCAGGAATTTTCTGAATCTGAGATTTCAATACTGGTGGACTATAAAGGTTTGGATGTATTGAAAATGACGGATCTTCGTTTGCGTCTCAGAAATGAGGGTGTTCGAATTGAAGTTGTAAAAAATACTTTGTTGAAAAGGGCATCTGAAGGTACGGATGCAGCCTTGATGAAAGATTTTTACAAAGGTCCCAATGCCATTGTTTTATCACAAGATGATCCGGTTGCTCCGGCAAGGATTCTGGTTGATTTTGCCAAAGATAACGATAAGCTTGAAATTAAAGCAGGTGCATTAGCAGGAAAGCTTCTCAATTCTGAAGAGATAAAACAACTGGCGAAAATGCCATCCAGAGAAGAGCTTCTCGGTAAGCTGGTTTATACGCTTAATGCGGTTCCAACCTCAATCGTCAATGTTCTTTCCGCTGTTCCACGATCTTTTGTTAATGTTCTCAATGCTATTAAAGATCAAAAAGAAGCTGCATAA